A stretch of Gloeocapsa sp. DLM2.Bin57 DNA encodes these proteins:
- a CDS encoding DUF4079 domain-containing protein codes for MNLPSFLWLWKIAAWSMGLGILAYVLQGISGFWLYKQRSQQKTRPQWLKPLHYGIGITMVLLVLLLLIIGIVGTIGHYGSLGHSPHLLAGLSVVILVLISAVSAIQIGPKHPQARSLHVKTNIMLLLAFISVSVTGWHVVQKYLP; via the coding sequence ATGAATTTACCGTCATTTCTCTGGTTATGGAAAATAGCAGCATGGTCAATGGGTTTAGGGATTTTAGCCTATGTATTGCAGGGAATCAGTGGCTTTTGGCTCTATAAACAACGTAGTCAACAAAAAACCCGTCCTCAATGGTTAAAACCCTTACACTATGGGATAGGGATAACTATGGTGTTATTAGTTTTATTGTTATTAATTATTGGTATAGTGGGTACAATAGGTCATTATGGCAGCTTGGGACATTCACCTCATTTGTTGGCAGGATTGAGTGTGGTTATCTTGGTGCTAATATCAGCAGTAAGTGCTATCCAAATAGGTCCAAAACATCCCCAAGCGCGATCGCTCCACGTTAAAACTAATATTATGCTCTTATTAGCCTTTATTTCCGTCTCTGTGACAGGTTGGCATGTGGTACAAAAATATTTACCTTAA
- a CDS encoding DUF1830 domain-containing protein: MAQILDPITNTTGENFLCCYVNATSQIQVVRITNIPNWYFERVAFPGQRLVFEATPEALLEVHTGMMASAILSDTIPCERLHIQDSEPVEEKKTEVNQKLKAIA, encoded by the coding sequence ATGGCTCAAATCCTTGACCCTATTACCAATACCACAGGTGAAAACTTCCTCTGCTGCTATGTAAACGCCACTAGTCAAATTCAAGTAGTTCGTATTACTAATATTCCTAATTGGTATTTTGAACGTGTCGCTTTTCCTGGACAACGTCTAGTATTTGAAGCAACTCCAGAAGCTTTATTAGAAGTACATACTGGAATGATGGCAAGTGCTATCCTCTCAGATACTATACCATGTGAACGCTTACATATTCAAGATTCCGAACCAGTTGAGGAAAAAAAAACTGAAGTAAATCAAAAATTAAAAGCGATTGCTTAA